Proteins encoded in a region of the Mycobacterium branderi genome:
- a CDS encoding putative holin: protein MIPLPRPWMLTSAMLVGVAVGVLAGTAATLLVSARIRPDVVIALVVGLPSAAGLLLILISRRRWVSALGAFTLAVAPGWFGALALIEVMTPV, encoded by the coding sequence GTGATTCCGCTACCGCGCCCATGGATGCTGACCAGCGCAATGTTGGTCGGCGTCGCGGTCGGGGTGCTAGCGGGAACAGCGGCCACCCTGCTCGTCAGTGCCCGAATCCGGCCCGACGTCGTCATCGCGCTGGTGGTCGGATTGCCCAGCGCCGCAGGGCTGCTGCTGATCTTGATCTCCCGGCGGCGATGGGTGAGCGCGCTGGGCGCCTTCACGCTCGCGGTGGCGCCGGGGTGGTTCGGTGCGCTCGCGCTGATCGAGGTGATGACCCCTGTCTGA